The Paramormyrops kingsleyae isolate MSU_618 chromosome 12, PKINGS_0.4, whole genome shotgun sequence region gcccccccccccccccccactgctctCCAAAATGAGGCTTTCTGAAAATCCATTCGGCACACTCGGACAAGTCGAGGGGCAGGTTACAGCCGCTGGGTTACGGGAGGTGTTTGGCTCTCcaccccctgtgtgtgtgtgtgtgtgtgtgtgtgtgtgtgtgtgagcgcgcGCGTGTGTCATCCGGCAGAGCGAGCCGTGTGCTTTTCCGACGCAGGAGCTCTGAGCGGAGCGGGAGCCTCCCAGGTATAATGCACCTGCCCCCGCATATGCCGCCCCACGGCTGGATCTCTGGAGAAGGTACGTCTCTCACCAAGCCGAGGTGGTCTGGTCTGGATGCCTCCGTCTCTCGGCACGGACATAGCGTTAGTGCTCTCTTGTATTTTTTACGTAAACCTCTGTTATGCAGTTATCTGACTTTAAAATGGCGATAATTACCCCGAATTACACCTAGCTTTCGAAACTGTTATTGCTCGCTGTCTTTAAGCGTTTTAGAGGCAGAAgcttaaaatataattaaattaaataagcTTGCAGCGCTCGAACTGGGGTTCATGGCTGTGTCATTACTTATTTGATAAATGCAGGCAAATACAAAGATGAGACCTCCAGTGCCCTTTGACCTCTCTGTTGAATGCAGGTGATTGGCTGACCAGGAAATCCTCAGTCACATAGTTTGTTTGGTGTCTTTACATTTTGCCTAGATGGCTTTAGGGAGTTATTTTGACTTAGACATAACTGCTCCTTAGTATGGCAgtttatttgtattaaaatCATGTAAAATATGATTGTGTGTCCATTTTAATTGCCATATTTGTGAAATAGTGTAGATGAAGAAGGTCTTTGTGGCGATGTGTCTGTTAGAGGTAGTATTAAGCAGAGAGGAAACGTAGGAATTTTTTTTGGGAAAAGGAGATTGCGGGTTTGTCACAGGTTTGTCACAGGTTGTTCAATGTCACGTTGGCATGAATCCGAGCCTTTGTCTCCCCCTGGTTTTGCAGATTGCTCCTTATCAGCTGCATGCCGTTTTCGGTACTATGCTGAGTGCAGCTCTGGGGACAGTGACGTGTCTCCTTCACCATGTCCCTTTGCTCCTGCCACCGCTGTCGTTTTCATTTGTAACTGGGGGCGCGGAATAAACGCCTGTTCAAGAATGTCCTTAAAACAAAACTTTTTAAAGAGATCTGATGTCGTTCTCATTTTTGTTAGGGTTTTATAATTCGTGCTTTTTGCCGCAGAGTGGTGTGAATGAAAGATGAATTTGCtaattgtctgttttttttagcaAGTTCCTGGAAACATGCCAGGAGTATATACTGCTTACGTCATAAGGGGCGTAACCGAAAAGCCAAAGAAAATGGGGGATATGCACTTTTCTTTTTACCTACTTAAATCTTCAGTATAAAGTAAAGGTACTTGCTTTTCACCTTAGCTGGTAATGATGCATTCTAGAATCTTCTAAACCTCTGGTCCACATAAGTCCCTGCTGGTCCCTACTGCCGTGAATCTCCATTGCGCTGCACGGTCTCGTCACGGATCCTTCCGGCTCTTTCTGCTGCAAACCCGTGTGCCGTAAGCTGGTGAGGGAGGCTTTGATTTCGGCGGCCCTGCGTTAATCATCCACCCGGCAGCGCCGCGGCCACTAATCCGTACCAGGCACACATTAGCGTGAAGGTCAGCGTGTTCTCGGGAAGGCGGGCACAGCCGGCCGGCCTGGGGATGAGTAAACCATGCCTGCGTGTCCGCATGCCTCTTgaaacagccaatcaggaaTGACCGTGTGACGCATCTCAGCTGTTGCTCTGTGGAGTAGAACGCAGGCCCACGGGGTTCCCGGATGCAAACGTCTGTCCGCGGCGCTCCGCGACCTCCAGCCGCCTGTCCCAGAGCCATTCCGGAAGCCAAGTGAGGTCGAGAGCCCAGAATGTTCTCTGCCAGGACTCGACCTGCTGCTGTGGGTCATACTTCTTCGTCgttagaattagaatttggtgatcggtggtcattgttgacacaccacagcacacagtgcacaaacaatgaaatgtgtcctctgcatttaacccatatgtgacaatgtgacatagcagggggcagctaattcagcgcccggggagcagtgcttgggggcggtaccttgctcagggtacctcagtggtgccttgctggtcggggattcggaCCAGCAagctttcgattacaagtgctcTTCCCtgaccattaagccaccactgccctcaTAGTTAGTTCTCTGTCCCGGCTGTGTGTCCCGAACAAAGGATATTTTGCTGCTGCTTTTAATCTGCATTGACTTGACCTGAACGTTTAACTTGCTATGATGTGAAACATCAACAaatcattttctgttttcttttaggTTATTACTGTTGTCATTAACAAACTGGAAATCACTGCCGCTGCCATATCATGCCGTGTCTGAATCGGGGGGGTCGGATGCTGGTGGAGGCTGAATGAGAGAATAAGGACTCAGGGACAGCATACTGAGAGAAATTCTCAGTATTAAATGCACTTGGGGGaatatttgtttgcttgtttggtCTCTGACCTGCCTTCATCATTATCACTCATGTCAGGCAATTTAGACACTTGTTGACCTGAACTGTAGACTTGAAGGGACAGAATCAAGCAAGCAGTAAGACTTTGGTATCTTATTACTGACGTTTCTAACTTCAGGTCTTTGAGGGAAAGTGTTCACCCGTGGGATTTAATGCAGTCCCCCCGATGTGATAAAAATGGGATATTTTAATGTCTTGGGTCGGCCTCTAACCCACAGCGACGTCGGAAAGGCCGGCTGTCGTCCTCTGGTCACTCCGAAGGCCTCGTCGCCTTTCGGGAGCAGGGATTACCgaggagggatggagggatATCGGATCACAGGCAGCTTCCCGTTGGCATGGCGCCGTCGCCTGGCAACGCGGCTGCTTtatcataccccccccccccacacacacactttgccAAAGTCCAGCTGGCCTTTCAGCCTAATGACAGCCTCCTCCTATCCATATATTCATCTGACGGGGGCATTAATTCTGGGGGCATCTGCGTTACCATAATCTGTAGGAAGtctttttttcaaatataaacCACCTGTGGTTTTATGTAACTCCCAGGTTTATAAATCAGACCTGGTGTTTCTCGCCTGTCTGCGCTGGGGGAGCAGTGGTCTGTACGCTGTGGTCAGTGGCTGTTTAGTCAGCTGACTGCTTGGTGGATCTGGTTTGccactggtcacatgacctcggcaactttttttttgtttttgttgtttgcgCCTGTGCGTGTTCTGGGGCAGTAAGACGGGTCAAGGCCGAAAGAAACGCAGCACAGAGCAGCAAAATAAGGCTATAAAAGCAGTAATAACTGATAAACTGGAGCCACGCGAGGAAATATGCTCActctgagtttttttttatggatgGTGCTTCACACTTGCTGGCAATTGCGTGGCATGTGAACAGAAAGACACGTAGGTGCATTTAGATTAATTATTAACCCAGCTGGAAGGTGGAGCCCTTCTGGGTGGGAACTGGGTGGGGGATTCAGTAACCTTTATTATACCAGAGATTAAGGGCTTTCCTGATGAGGCACCATGATTTGTGTGCATTGCTACGAAGAAGCTTAACTGCAAAAATGCCATCTTATCTCACTGTTATAGTGTCTTGTCAATTGATTGTAAAATCTGGCTTTTTCCTCTACGGTCTCTCATGTGGGTTGTGTGTTTTCcaaactatccatccatccatattcagtaaccacttgtcctaatCACTgttgcggggggtctggagcctgtcccggaggctacgggtgcaaggcagggaacatccCAGAATGGGACACCAAGCCATTGCATTATGAATTAAAAAGATAACATTGGGTTATAGTTCACATAAAATGTGTTAAACATCTTCCAAAATATTTGTATGTCATGAAATTGATCTTAAACATAGTTTAagtgttatatattatatattataaacatGTCCATACCTACCACTGAGGACACCAAGGTCCTCAGAATTTTTTTTGGCAACTCCAATAACCACAATCCATTACGGGGCACACCTAGGAAGGTCTAACACGTTtggtatttaaaaaatcctgGCTACAGCTCTGATTGTAAAGTATAAATGGAATCTTATGCATGTCCGTGACACTCACAGTCATTATGGTGTATGTAGAACTTTATCGTCCATGTTCTAACTGTCATCTGCTTGAATAACTTCTCCAGGACCAAGAACAAATTAGATGGTTTTGGCATAATGACAGCAGAAGACACTGACACTACAACCACGATGAGTAACCCGACCCCGTCCAGCGCCCAGCCTGCCGGCCACGCCCACCACCAGCCAGTCCCTGTGCCTGAGAGCGTGGCTGGGGCTGTCAACGAGAGCTCCCTGTTAGCCTTAATGGAGCGCACCGGCTACAGCATGGTCCAGGAGAATGGTCAGCGCAAGTACGGACCACCGCCCGGGTGGGAGGGGCCCTTGCCCCCAAGGGGCTGCGAGATTTTTGTAGGCAAGATCCCACGGGACGTGTACGAGGACGAGCTGGTCCCCGTGTTCGAGATGGTGGGTCGGATCTACGAGATGCGCCTGATGATGGACTTCGACGGGAAGAATCGCGGCTACGCCTTCGTGACGTACACGCAGAAGCACGAGGCCAAGCGGGCCGTGCGGGAGCTCAACAACTACGAGATCCGGCCCGGACGCCTGCTGGGCGTCTGCAGCAGTGTGGACAACTGCCGCCTCTTCATCGGGGGCATCCCCAAGACCAAGAAGCGCGAGGAGATCTTGGAGGAGGTCTCCAAGGTGACGGACGGGGTTCTGGACGTCATCGTGTACGCCAGCGCCGCCGACAAGATGAAGAACCGCGGGTTCGCCTTTGTGGAGTACGAGAGTCACCGGGCGGCTGCCATGGCTCGCCGAAAACTCATGCCCGGCCGGATccagctgtggggccaccagaTCGCCGTCGACTGGGCCGAGCCGGAGATCGACGTGGACGAGGATGTCATGGAGACCGTCAAGATCCTGTACGTGCGCAACCTCATGATCGAGACGTCCGAGGACACGCTGCGCAAGATCTTCAGCCAGTTCAACCCGGGTTGCGTGGAGCGCGTCAAGAAGATCCGCGACTACGCCTTCGTGCACTTCACCAGCCGCGATGATGCCGTCCTCGCCATGGATCATCTCAACGGCTCTGAAATAGAAGGCTCCTGCATAGAGGTGACGCTAGCCAAGCCTGTGGACAAGGAGCAGTACACGCGCTACCAAAAGGCGGCCAAGGGGGCGGCACCCATTCCTGAGACCACCCAGACCAGCTATGTTTACCAGTGCGACCCTTACACGCTGACCTACTATGGATATCCCTACAATGCACTGATAGGACCCAACAGGGACTACTTTGTGAAAGGTTAGATTTCTCTTGTTAAGTACGGGTTCTGTTGCTGGACTGGTCTTCTCTCATTAACCGGCTTTGCTCATCTTCTGCTGACTGTTTAACTATGATTACGTACTGATGAAAGTTAGCTACTGCATGTCGTAAACTTCTATTCGATCAGAGCATTTACCGAAATTCCAATATCAGTTATTAATATCGCACTTGTCAAATGATTCGAATCAATCAGCTACAGGAGCAGAATATGTCATTTA contains the following coding sequences:
- the LOC111833262 gene encoding RNA-binding protein 47-like isoform X8, with protein sequence MSLGSDWTPIHSENAQTAPSKLRLGIKPTTLEGTKNKLDGFGIMTAEDTDTTTTMSNPTPSSAQPAGHAHHQPVPVPESVAGAVNESSLLALMERTGYSMVQENGQRKYGPPPGWEGPLPPRGCEIFVGKIPRDVYEDELVPVFEMVGRIYEMRLMMDFDGKNRGYAFVTYTQKHEAKRAVRELNNYEIRPGRLLGVCSSVDNCRLFIGGIPKTKKREEILEEVSKVTDGVLDVIVYASAADKMKNRGFAFVEYESHRAAAMARRKLMPGRIQLWGHQIAVDWAEPEIDVDEDVMETVKILYVRNLMIETSEDTLRKIFSQFNPGCVERVKKIRDYAFVHFTSRDDAVLAMDHLNGSEIEGSCIEVTLAKPVDKEQYTRYQKAAKGAAPIPETTQTSYVYQCDPYTLTYYGYPYNALIGPNRDYFVKVALPTLAGQYPIFSTGHPTKLMEDGKMHAVEHLINPLSIQQDPAVAAPTATVLPAVSTPPPFQGRPITPVYAMAPNVQRLPAVAGLYGAGYGASYLPIAAPASTATLAALQKNAAVAAAYGGYAGYVPQAFPATAFQVPLHDVYQTY
- the LOC111833262 gene encoding RNA-binding protein 47-like isoform X7; the encoded protein is MTAEDTDTTTTMSNPTPSSAQPAGHAHHQPVPVPESVAGAVNESSLLALMERTGYSMVQENGQRKYGPPPGWEGPLPPRGCEIFVGKIPRDVYEDELVPVFEMVGRIYEMRLMMDFDGKNRGYAFVTYTQKHEAKRAVRELNNYEIRPGRLLGVCSSVDNCRLFIGGIPKTKKREEILEEVSKVTDGVLDVIVYASAADKMKNRGFAFVEYESHRAAAMARRKLMPGRIQLWGHQIAVDWAEPEIDVDEDVMETVKILYVRNLMIETSEDTLRKIFSQFNPGCVERVKKIRDYAFVHFTSRDDAVLAMDHLNGSEIEGSCIEVTLAKPVDKEQYTRYQKAAKGAAPIPETTQTSYVYQCDPYTLTYYGYPYNALIGPNRDYFVKAGTIRGRGRTIAGSRAPGSRGSYLGGYSAGRGIYSRYHEGKAKQQEKPYELVPSLELAAVNPVGIKPCPSQLALPTLAGQYPIFSTGHPTKLMEDGKMHAVEHLINPLSIQQDPAVAAPTATVLPAVSTPPPFQGRPITPVYAMAPNVQRLPAVAGLYGAGYGASYLPIAAPASTATLAALQKNAAVAAAYGGYAGYVPQAFPATAFQVPLHDVYQTY
- the LOC111833262 gene encoding RNA-binding protein 47-like isoform X3, with the protein product MSLGSDWTPIHSENAQTAPSKLRLGIKPTTLEGTKNKLDGFGIMTAEDTDTTTTMSNPTPSSAQPAGHAHHQPVPVPESVAGAVNESSLLALMERTGYSMVQENGQRKYGPPPGWEGPLPPRGCEIFVGKIPRDVYEDELVPVFEMVGRIYEMRLMMDFDGKNRGYAFVTYTQKHEAKRAVRELNNYEIRPGRLLGVCSSVDNCRLFIGGIPKTKKREEILEEVSKVTDGVLDVIVYASAADKMKNRGFAFVEYESHRAAAMARRKLMPGRIQLWGHQIAVDWAEPEIDVDEDVMETVKILYVRNLMIETSEDTLRKIFSQFNPGCVERVKKIRDYAFVHFTSRDDAVLAMDHLNGSEIEGSCIEVTLAKPVDKEQYTRYQKAAKGAAPIPETTQTSYVYQCDPYTLTYYGYPYNALIGPNRDYFVKAGTIRGRGRTIAGSRAPGSRGSYLGGYSAGRGIYSRYHEGKAKQQEKPYELVPSLELAAVNPVGIKPCPMALPTLAGQYPIFSTGHPTKLMEDGKMHAVEHLINPLSIQQDPAVAAPTATVLPAVSTPPPFQGRPITPVYAMAPNVQRLPAVAGLYGAGYGASYLPIAAPASTATLAALQKNAAVAAAYGGYAGYVPQAFPATAFQVPLHDVYQTY
- the LOC111833262 gene encoding RNA-binding protein 47-like isoform X6, which produces MGTKNKLDGFGIMTAEDTDTTTTMSNPTPSSAQPAGHAHHQPVPVPESVAGAVNESSLLALMERTGYSMVQENGQRKYGPPPGWEGPLPPRGCEIFVGKIPRDVYEDELVPVFEMVGRIYEMRLMMDFDGKNRGYAFVTYTQKHEAKRAVRELNNYEIRPGRLLGVCSSVDNCRLFIGGIPKTKKREEILEEVSKVTDGVLDVIVYASAADKMKNRGFAFVEYESHRAAAMARRKLMPGRIQLWGHQIAVDWAEPEIDVDEDVMETVKILYVRNLMIETSEDTLRKIFSQFNPGCVERVKKIRDYAFVHFTSRDDAVLAMDHLNGSEIEGSCIEVTLAKPVDKEQYTRYQKAAKGAAPIPETTQTSYVYQCDPYTLTYYGYPYNALIGPNRDYFVKAGTIRGRGRTIAGSRAPGSRGSYLGGYSAGRGIYSRYHEGKAKQQEKPYELVPSLELAAVNPVGIKPCPSQLALPTLAGQYPIFSTGHPTKLMEDGKMHAVEHLINPLSIQQDPAVAAPTATVLPAVSTPPPFQGRPITPVYAMAPNVQRLPAVAGLYGAGYGASYLPIAAPASTATLAALQKNAAVAAAYGGYAGYVPQAFPATAFQVPLHDVYQTY
- the LOC111833262 gene encoding RNA-binding protein 47-like isoform X5; this translates as MGLQDFKRRHPQRIISLWRILSAYRTKNKLDGFGIMTAEDTDTTTTMSNPTPSSAQPAGHAHHQPVPVPESVAGAVNESSLLALMERTGYSMVQENGQRKYGPPPGWEGPLPPRGCEIFVGKIPRDVYEDELVPVFEMVGRIYEMRLMMDFDGKNRGYAFVTYTQKHEAKRAVRELNNYEIRPGRLLGVCSSVDNCRLFIGGIPKTKKREEILEEVSKVTDGVLDVIVYASAADKMKNRGFAFVEYESHRAAAMARRKLMPGRIQLWGHQIAVDWAEPEIDVDEDVMETVKILYVRNLMIETSEDTLRKIFSQFNPGCVERVKKIRDYAFVHFTSRDDAVLAMDHLNGSEIEGSCIEVTLAKPVDKEQYTRYQKAAKGAAPIPETTQTSYVYQCDPYTLTYYGYPYNALIGPNRDYFVKAGTIRGRGRTIAGSRAPGSRGSYLGGYSAGRGIYSRYHEGKAKQQEKPYELVPSLELAAVNPVGIKPCPSQLALPTLAGQYPIFSTGHPTKLMEDGKMHAVEHLINPLSIQQDPAVAAPTATVLPAVSTPPPFQGRPITPVYAMAPNVQRLPAVAGLYGAGYGASYLPIAAPASTATLAALQKNAAVAAAYGGYAGYVPQAFPATAFQVPLHDVYQTY
- the LOC111833262 gene encoding RNA-binding protein 47-like isoform X4; its protein translation is MSLGSDWTPIHSENAQTAPSKLRLGIKPTTLEGTKNKLDGFGIMTAEDTDTTTTMSNPTPSSAQPAGHAHHQPVPVPESVAGAVNESSLLALMERTGYSMVQENGQRKYGPPPGWEGPLPPRGCEIFVGKIPRDVYEDELVPVFEMVGRIYEMRLMMDFDGKNRGYAFVTYTQKHEAKRAVRELNNYEIRPGRLLGVCSSVDNCRLFIGGIPKTKKREEILEEVSKVTDGVLDVIVYASAADKMKNRGFAFVEYESHRAAAMARRKLMPGRIQLWGHQIAVDWAEPEIDVDEDVMETVKILYVRNLMIETSEDTLRKIFSQFNPGCVERVKKIRDYAFVHFTSRDDAVLAMDHLNGSEIEGSCIEVTLAKPVDKEQYTRYQKAAKGAAPIPETTQTSYVYQCDPYTLTYYGYPYNALIGPNRDYFVKGTIRGRGRTIAGSRAPGSRGSYLGGYSAGRGIYSRYHEGKAKQQEKPYELVPSLELAAVNPVGIKPCPMALPTLAGQYPIFSTGHPTKLMEDGKMHAVEHLINPLSIQQDPAVAAPTATVLPAVSTPPPFQGRPITPVYAMAPNVQRLPAVAGLYGAGYGASYLPIAAPASTATLAALQKNAAVAAAYGGYAGYVPQAFPATAFQVPLHDVYQTY
- the LOC111833262 gene encoding RNA-binding protein 47-like isoform X2; protein product: MSLGSDWTPIHSENAQTAPSKLRLGIKPTTLEGTKNKLDGFGIMTAEDTDTTTTMSNPTPSSAQPAGHAHHQPVPVPESVAGAVNESSLLALMERTGYSMVQENGQRKYGPPPGWEGPLPPRGCEIFVGKIPRDVYEDELVPVFEMVGRIYEMRLMMDFDGKNRGYAFVTYTQKHEAKRAVRELNNYEIRPGRLLGVCSSVDNCRLFIGGIPKTKKREEILEEVSKVTDGVLDVIVYASAADKMKNRGFAFVEYESHRAAAMARRKLMPGRIQLWGHQIAVDWAEPEIDVDEDVMETVKILYVRNLMIETSEDTLRKIFSQFNPGCVERVKKIRDYAFVHFTSRDDAVLAMDHLNGSEIEGSCIEVTLAKPVDKEQYTRYQKAAKGAAPIPETTQTSYVYQCDPYTLTYYGYPYNALIGPNRDYFVKGTIRGRGRTIAGSRAPGSRGSYLGGYSAGRGIYSRYHEGKAKQQEKPYELVPSLELAAVNPVGIKPCPSQLALPTLAGQYPIFSTGHPTKLMEDGKMHAVEHLINPLSIQQDPAVAAPTATVLPAVSTPPPFQGRPITPVYAMAPNVQRLPAVAGLYGAGYGASYLPIAAPASTATLAALQKNAAVAAAYGGYAGYVPQAFPATAFQVPLHDVYQTY
- the LOC111833262 gene encoding RNA-binding protein 47-like isoform X1 encodes the protein MSLGSDWTPIHSENAQTAPSKLRLGIKPTTLEGTKNKLDGFGIMTAEDTDTTTTMSNPTPSSAQPAGHAHHQPVPVPESVAGAVNESSLLALMERTGYSMVQENGQRKYGPPPGWEGPLPPRGCEIFVGKIPRDVYEDELVPVFEMVGRIYEMRLMMDFDGKNRGYAFVTYTQKHEAKRAVRELNNYEIRPGRLLGVCSSVDNCRLFIGGIPKTKKREEILEEVSKVTDGVLDVIVYASAADKMKNRGFAFVEYESHRAAAMARRKLMPGRIQLWGHQIAVDWAEPEIDVDEDVMETVKILYVRNLMIETSEDTLRKIFSQFNPGCVERVKKIRDYAFVHFTSRDDAVLAMDHLNGSEIEGSCIEVTLAKPVDKEQYTRYQKAAKGAAPIPETTQTSYVYQCDPYTLTYYGYPYNALIGPNRDYFVKAGTIRGRGRTIAGSRAPGSRGSYLGGYSAGRGIYSRYHEGKAKQQEKPYELVPSLELAAVNPVGIKPCPSQLALPTLAGQYPIFSTGHPTKLMEDGKMHAVEHLINPLSIQQDPAVAAPTATVLPAVSTPPPFQGRPITPVYAMAPNVQRLPAVAGLYGAGYGASYLPIAAPASTATLAALQKNAAVAAAYGGYAGYVPQAFPATAFQVPLHDVYQTY